In the genome of Hymenobacter cellulosivorans, one region contains:
- a CDS encoding diadenylate cyclase has protein sequence MPAPRMPMWDHQSLFRVTAQLFADGIFNLLDRNLKPEVFLLGLASARETDEPQAVVIEPATHRYSPADFAEVKAQAAALEPDGPRDMVYHLYSTDQDRYEKLRWYDLMRRSALNILTDLSELRGEDRISFCSLPVSLHGYLVVVVLQLSSEAYHSYYSLPVQQRGARSPSLLNAAVYEFLQDCSRALRESDTDEDRPVLDRDYNEVLRAAGRRFMLRAAAGSHGLYDACNGVAALRHEGDEGVGTMLVARRHHPAVVPVLTLETPIPLRDHRSIRKLLELSEGRTSLITDASDVFGLGHVVEPSDPHYEPLFTVHFTKHYSWELSHAGHVMMKVVSNTPRLPQGRVDADNFARAVERVFPQVDEPGIAYLWELTQNATKQTNGTILVISEGAAQEAVRLTRQCFRVTPRIMTPSVLRLVTNIDGAVFIDPTGVCYAIGAILDGLATEKGDSSRGSRYNSAVRYVESSRYPCLAIVVSEDGLIDLLPPLKR, from the coding sequence TTGCCCGCCCCCCGAATGCCCATGTGGGACCATCAAAGCCTATTCCGTGTCACGGCGCAACTCTTCGCCGACGGCATTTTCAACCTGCTCGACCGCAACTTAAAACCCGAAGTTTTTCTGCTTGGCCTGGCTTCTGCCCGCGAAACGGATGAGCCCCAGGCCGTTGTAATTGAGCCTGCCACCCACCGCTACTCGCCCGCCGACTTTGCCGAGGTAAAAGCCCAGGCCGCTGCCCTCGAACCCGACGGGCCCCGCGACATGGTGTATCACCTGTACTCTACCGACCAGGACCGCTACGAAAAGCTGCGCTGGTATGATTTGATGCGTCGCTCGGCCCTGAACATCCTCACCGACCTGAGCGAACTGCGGGGGGAAGACCGAATCAGCTTTTGCTCCCTGCCTGTAAGTTTGCACGGCTACCTCGTGGTCGTGGTGCTACAGCTGTCCAGCGAAGCCTACCACAGCTATTACTCCTTGCCGGTGCAGCAGCGCGGGGCTCGCTCGCCTTCGCTGCTCAACGCAGCCGTATACGAGTTTCTGCAGGATTGCTCCCGGGCTCTGCGCGAGTCGGATACGGATGAGGACCGGCCCGTGCTCGACCGGGACTACAATGAGGTGCTGCGCGCCGCCGGCCGCCGGTTTATGCTGCGTGCCGCCGCCGGTAGCCACGGCCTCTACGATGCCTGCAACGGCGTGGCCGCCCTGCGCCACGAGGGCGACGAAGGCGTGGGCACTATGCTCGTAGCCCGCCGCCACCACCCGGCCGTGGTGCCGGTCCTGACCCTGGAAACCCCGATTCCGCTGCGTGACCACCGCTCCATCCGCAAGCTACTGGAACTCAGCGAAGGCCGCACCTCCCTGATTACCGACGCCTCCGACGTCTTTGGCCTAGGCCACGTGGTGGAGCCCAGCGACCCGCACTACGAGCCCCTGTTTACGGTGCACTTCACCAAGCACTACAGCTGGGAGCTTAGTCACGCCGGGCACGTGATGATGAAGGTGGTGTCGAATACGCCCCGCCTGCCCCAGGGCCGCGTCGATGCCGACAACTTTGCCCGGGCCGTGGAGCGGGTCTTTCCCCAAGTGGATGAGCCCGGCATTGCCTACCTCTGGGAACTGACCCAAAACGCTACCAAGCAAACCAACGGCACCATCCTGGTCATTTCCGAGGGCGCGGCCCAGGAGGCGGTGCGCCTTACCCGGCAGTGCTTCCGCGTGACGCCCCGCATCATGACGCCCTCGGTTTTGCGCCTGGTAACCAACATTGACGGGGCCGTCTTCATCGACCCCACCGGCGTGTGCTACGCCATCGGGGCCATCCTCGACGGCTTGGCCACCGAAAAAGGCGACTCCTCCCGCGGCTCCCGCTACAATTCGGCCGTGCGCTACGTGGAAAGCAGCCGCTACCCTTGCCTGGCCATCGTCGTCAGCGAAGACGGCCTGATTGACTTGCTGCCCCCACTGAAACGGTAG
- a CDS encoding DUF4112 domain-containing protein produces MATPTRPTIPTSSATFDQDERLRWVERVAHLLDSQFKLPGTNFRFGLDPILGLLPVVGGLPTLAVSGVLVMTMMRHGASGALVVRMVLNILLDTIIGAIPILGNIFDFAYKSNDRNVALLRAHYAEGKHQGSGRGLLTVVLIGFFIFLAALIWGLWTLTAWFWQYGSQNWW; encoded by the coding sequence ATGGCTACCCCGACCCGCCCGACGATTCCGACTTCTTCCGCCACCTTCGACCAGGACGAGCGGCTGCGCTGGGTGGAGCGCGTGGCTCATCTGCTCGACAGTCAGTTTAAGCTTCCGGGCACCAACTTCCGCTTCGGCCTGGACCCCATCCTGGGCCTGTTGCCGGTGGTGGGTGGGCTGCCAACCTTAGCCGTATCGGGGGTGCTGGTAATGACCATGATGCGGCACGGAGCCAGCGGGGCGCTAGTGGTGCGCATGGTGCTCAACATTCTGCTTGACACCATCATAGGCGCCATTCCCATCCTGGGCAACATCTTCGACTTCGCCTACAAAAGCAATGACCGAAACGTGGCTTTGCTGCGGGCCCACTACGCCGAGGGCAAGCACCAGGGCAGTGGCCGAGGCCTGCTTACGGTAGTGCTCATCGGCTTTTTCATCTTCCTGGCGGCTCTGATCTGGGGCCTCTGGACGCTAACGGCCTGGTTCTGGCAGTACGGTAGCCAAAACTGGTGGTAA
- a CDS encoding RagB/SusD family nutrient uptake outer membrane protein: MKSTIHHLFFAALLGATTLSITACNDLLEPTPVQQLADDKAITDAGSARSATIGVYDRVQAYYQLNWPVLGFLPGDNVRFNGTLNQFLQIDQNQLSADNVLITEAWTQMYQAVNGANNVLAALPAINDPLLPAAEKNQLLGEAYFLRALVYFDLGRGWGGVPLVLTPTRSKENGAGLRRSTLAQTYDQVLADLTQAETLLPETATRNRAVKAAARALRARLHLYRQQWSEAEAYATQVIGSSNYRLVTPYRAISTAPFLSQESVFELTFSNSDANSMWNNWFPSALGGQFNFQPLPAAITLLNDPAVGGSRSALLASTTINGSSVTYGNLYSRSAQRDDPSYVLRLAEQYLIRAEARAKQNKLTDALSDLNAVRARAGVEPSKAATAEALLLAIENERRVEFAFEADRWFDLVRTGRAATVLGVTDQRRWLFPIPFNDLVADPSLEQNPGY; this comes from the coding sequence ATGAAATCCACGATACACCACCTGTTTTTTGCGGCTTTGCTCGGCGCTACTACGCTCAGCATCACGGCCTGCAATGATTTGCTGGAGCCCACGCCGGTGCAGCAGCTGGCCGACGACAAGGCCATTACCGACGCCGGCAGTGCCCGCTCGGCTACCATTGGCGTGTACGACCGGGTGCAGGCTTACTACCAGCTCAACTGGCCGGTGCTGGGCTTTCTGCCCGGCGACAATGTGCGCTTCAACGGCACGCTCAACCAGTTCCTGCAAATCGACCAGAACCAACTCAGCGCCGACAACGTGCTGATTACCGAGGCCTGGACCCAGATGTACCAGGCCGTGAACGGGGCCAACAATGTGCTGGCCGCCCTGCCCGCCATCAACGACCCGCTGCTGCCGGCGGCCGAGAAAAACCAGCTGCTCGGCGAAGCTTACTTCCTGCGGGCCCTGGTCTATTTTGACTTAGGCCGGGGGTGGGGTGGGGTACCACTGGTGCTCACGCCCACCCGTTCCAAGGAAAATGGGGCTGGCCTGCGCCGCAGCACCCTGGCCCAGACCTACGACCAGGTGCTGGCCGACCTGACCCAGGCCGAGACGCTGCTGCCCGAAACCGCCACCCGCAACCGCGCCGTGAAGGCCGCGGCCCGGGCCCTGCGGGCCCGCCTGCACCTCTACCGCCAGCAGTGGAGCGAGGCCGAAGCCTACGCCACCCAGGTGATTGGCAGCAGCAACTACCGCCTCGTAACGCCCTACCGCGCCATTTCCACGGCTCCGTTTCTAAGCCAGGAATCCGTGTTTGAGTTGACTTTCAGCAACTCCGACGCCAACAGCATGTGGAACAACTGGTTTCCCAGCGCCCTGGGCGGACAGTTCAACTTCCAGCCCCTGCCCGCCGCCATTACCCTGCTCAATGACCCGGCCGTTGGCGGCAGCCGCTCGGCGTTGCTGGCTTCCACGACCATCAACGGCAGCAGCGTAACCTACGGCAACCTCTACAGCCGCTCGGCCCAGCGCGACGACCCGAGCTACGTGCTACGCCTGGCCGAGCAGTACCTCATCCGGGCCGAAGCCCGCGCCAAGCAAAACAAGCTGACCGACGCCCTGAGTGACCTGAACGCCGTGCGGGCCCGCGCCGGGGTAGAGCCCAGCAAGGCCGCCACCGCCGAAGCCCTGCTGCTGGCCATTGAAAACGAGCGGCGGGTGGAATTCGCCTTCGAAGCCGACCGGTGGTTTGACCTCGTCCGCACCGGCCGCGCCGCCACCGTGCTCGGCGTGACCGACCAGCGCCGCTGGCTGTTCCCGATTCCTTTTAACGACCTGGTAGCCGACCCCAGCCTGGAGCAGAATCCGGGCTACTAG
- a CDS encoding SusC/RagA family TonB-linked outer membrane protein, producing the protein MKSSTLLAVPAALAGIVCIASPAWAQTAPSAQTAAQPITGTITDAADGSPLPGVTVVVKGTTVGASTDPSGQFTLSLPAGSNALVISAVGYESQTVTASGGLVRVRLKADIKQLSEVVVTGYSEQNRKTLTSAISSVKGDALKDIPAASPDQLLQGKAPGVQVSANSGVPGGGIFIRIRGSNSVNASNDPLYVVDGVFINNTNLIATGLGNQVSSNPLADLNPQDIESIEILKDANATAIYGSRGANGVVLIQTKRGKAGDKTRITFNTYHGWSRAAKQYDLVTGPELAELENERFLNDGGNPAQLPYRSVASGGRGLPEEQPTYDRLSDVFRTAQTQSYELSAAGGSDKTQFYIGAGYFQQESIARPSAFDRFSLRVNLDNSVTDKLRIGTSTALARTHRNVSSNDNNPVGVINSALFPRTNLPVYNPDGTYAKYGSFDNHQALIDHLNNDAVGTRIISNVYGEYRLRKNLTLRSSWSIDFNDMYENNFNNTLILAGQPRGTASSYLSRDITLLNEQTLNYNVDLGENHSLQALVGNTLQRNTFQRTSLLGQQFPGNDLTTIASAATQTGSSSRSQAGLVSFFGKATYSYKSRYTADVSVRADASSRFGRDNRWGYFPAVGLGWRLGEEAFIQNLNVFQELKLRASVGKTGNQAGISDFAALGLVQGGANYLDLPGTAPLQLANPNLSWESTRQWNVGLDAAVLDNRLQLELNYYDKYTSGLLLNVPVPRKTGFASVVENYGAVSNKGFEAQATVNWLAKGPLQWSTTVNLARNVNKIQKLAAPITTGSRDIFRLEEGAPLYSFWLYRQTGVNPESGDAQYEDVNGDGQITVADRQLVGNAWPDYFGGLTNSVTYKGVDFGFSLNFEQGAKIMNMNRFFLVHGGTQSNIGYLREQLDRWQNPGDQTDIPRLTTNPSSNNYGGVVQNLSDRYLEDGSFLRLRTLTLGYTIPKETLDKARLNSVRVYVQAANLFTLTPYSGLDPEVNSQSGVSNTKNFDWATVPQPRTFQVGVTVGL; encoded by the coding sequence ATGAAATCCTCTACTCTTCTGGCGGTGCCGGCCGCCTTAGCGGGCATCGTGTGCATCGCCAGTCCGGCCTGGGCCCAAACTGCACCGTCGGCTCAAACCGCCGCGCAACCCATTACGGGCACTATCACCGACGCGGCCGACGGCAGCCCCCTTCCAGGCGTTACCGTCGTGGTGAAAGGCACCACCGTCGGCGCCTCCACTGACCCCAGCGGACAATTCACGCTGAGTTTGCCGGCGGGTAGTAATGCGTTGGTCATTAGCGCCGTAGGTTACGAAAGTCAGACGGTAACAGCCTCCGGCGGCCTGGTGCGCGTCCGGTTGAAAGCCGACATCAAGCAGCTCTCCGAAGTAGTCGTGACCGGCTACAGTGAGCAAAACCGCAAGACGCTGACCAGCGCCATCAGCTCGGTGAAGGGCGACGCGCTAAAGGACATACCGGCCGCCAGCCCCGACCAGCTCCTGCAGGGCAAGGCGCCGGGCGTGCAGGTATCGGCCAATTCGGGCGTGCCCGGGGGCGGTATTTTCATCCGCATCCGCGGGAGCAACTCGGTGAATGCCAGCAACGACCCGCTCTACGTGGTCGACGGTGTATTTATCAACAATACCAACCTTATTGCTACCGGCCTAGGCAACCAGGTGTCGTCGAACCCGCTGGCCGATCTGAATCCGCAGGACATCGAAAGCATCGAAATCCTCAAGGATGCCAACGCCACGGCCATTTATGGCTCCCGCGGGGCCAACGGGGTGGTGCTGATTCAAACCAAGCGCGGCAAGGCCGGCGACAAAACCCGCATTACCTTCAACACCTACCACGGTTGGTCGAGGGCGGCCAAGCAGTACGATTTGGTAACTGGGCCCGAGCTAGCCGAATTGGAAAATGAGCGGTTTCTGAACGACGGGGGCAACCCGGCGCAATTGCCCTACCGCTCGGTAGCCTCGGGCGGGCGGGGTCTGCCCGAGGAGCAGCCCACTTACGACCGGCTTTCCGACGTGTTTCGCACGGCCCAGACCCAGAGCTACGAATTGTCGGCGGCCGGGGGCTCGGACAAAACCCAGTTCTACATCGGGGCGGGCTATTTCCAGCAGGAATCCATTGCGAGGCCCAGCGCCTTCGACCGGTTTTCGCTGCGCGTAAACCTCGACAACTCCGTGACTGACAAGCTGCGCATCGGCACCAGCACGGCCCTGGCCCGCACCCACCGCAACGTGAGCAGCAACGACAACAACCCGGTGGGCGTCATCAACTCGGCCTTGTTTCCGCGCACGAATTTGCCGGTGTATAACCCTGACGGTACCTACGCCAAGTACGGCTCCTTCGACAACCACCAGGCCCTGATTGACCACCTCAACAACGACGCGGTAGGCACCCGTATCATTTCTAACGTCTACGGCGAGTACCGCCTGCGGAAAAACCTGACGTTGCGCAGCAGTTGGAGCATCGACTTCAACGACATGTACGAAAACAACTTCAACAACACCCTGATTCTGGCCGGTCAGCCCCGGGGCACAGCCTCGTCCTACCTCTCGCGCGACATAACGTTGCTCAACGAGCAGACCCTGAACTACAACGTTGATTTGGGTGAAAACCACTCCCTGCAGGCCCTGGTGGGCAATACCCTGCAACGCAACACCTTCCAGCGCACTAGCCTGCTGGGCCAGCAGTTTCCCGGCAACGACCTGACCACCATTGCCTCCGCCGCTACCCAAACAGGCTCTTCATCCCGCTCCCAGGCCGGGTTGGTATCGTTCTTCGGCAAGGCCACTTACTCCTATAAGAGCCGCTACACCGCCGACGTGAGCGTGCGAGCCGACGCCTCGTCACGCTTCGGGCGCGACAACCGCTGGGGCTATTTCCCGGCCGTGGGCCTGGGCTGGCGCCTGGGTGAGGAAGCCTTTATCCAGAACCTCAACGTGTTCCAGGAGCTTAAGCTACGGGCTAGCGTGGGCAAAACCGGCAACCAGGCCGGCATCAGCGACTTTGCCGCCCTGGGCCTGGTGCAAGGCGGGGCCAACTACCTCGACTTGCCCGGCACGGCTCCGCTGCAGCTGGCCAACCCCAACTTGAGCTGGGAAAGCACCCGGCAGTGGAACGTGGGCCTGGATGCTGCCGTGCTCGACAACCGCCTGCAGCTGGAGCTCAACTACTACGATAAGTACACCTCGGGCCTGCTGCTCAACGTGCCGGTGCCGCGCAAGACCGGCTTTGCCTCGGTCGTGGAAAACTACGGGGCCGTCAGCAACAAGGGCTTTGAGGCCCAGGCCACCGTGAACTGGCTGGCCAAAGGGCCGCTGCAGTGGAGCACCACGGTGAACCTGGCCCGCAACGTGAACAAGATTCAAAAGCTGGCCGCGCCCATTACCACCGGCTCGCGCGACATTTTCCGCCTCGAAGAAGGCGCCCCGCTCTACTCGTTCTGGCTCTACCGCCAAACGGGCGTGAACCCCGAAAGCGGGGACGCGCAGTACGAGGACGTGAACGGCGACGGGCAGATTACGGTGGCCGACCGGCAGCTGGTCGGCAACGCCTGGCCCGACTACTTCGGCGGCCTCACCAACTCGGTGACGTATAAAGGAGTGGACTTTGGCTTTTCGCTCAACTTTGAGCAGGGTGCCAAAATCATGAACATGAACCGCTTCTTCCTTGTGCACGGCGGTACCCAGAGCAACATCGGCTACCTGCGCGAGCAGCTCGACCGGTGGCAAAACCCCGGCGACCAGACCGACATTCCGCGCCTGACCACTAACCCGTCCAGCAACAACTACGGCGGGGTGGTGCAAAACCTCAGTGACCGGTACCTCGAAGACGGCTCCTTTCTGCGCCTGCGCACTCTCACGCTGGGCTACACCATCCCGAAGGAAACCCTGGACAAGGCCCGCCTGAACTCGGTGCGCGTGTATGTGCAGGCGGCTAACCTGTTCACCCTCACGCCTTACTCCGGCCTCGATCCCGAGGTGAACTCCCAGAGCGGGGTGAGCAACACCAAAAACTTCGACTGGGCCACGGTGCCCCAGCCCCGCACTTTCCAGGTGGGCGTCACGGTCGGACTCTAA
- a CDS encoding M14 family zinc carboxypeptidase, with protein MVKSSFSAALLSLGLALAQPAAAQNSYFFPAAQASTFDSKIPTPEQFLGYAIGTHYTRTDQIVAYLRELDRVSDRVSLRTIGTTFEERPQVVATITAPQNQQNLAGLQQARQALVDPAQPAPDYRKLPVVVSLNFGVHGNESSSSEAALLLAYYLTASTSPETQQWLEQSVITIDPLENPDGRDRASHWFDQNKSWPNPTDPLDREHTEAWPGGRTNHFYTDLNRDWLALTQPESRARMAFFHEWYPNVMIDFHEMGTNGTYYFEPSKPFSTENDLIPRATYEVLNVHLAKYFAKALDNLGSLYWTKEQFDNLSPIYGSTYPDFQGGVGITFEVGSSRGLAQEGTNGVVTFPFTIRNHVATGLATVRGAVEEKELYLKHQREFFASALTDARKFPTKAYVFGNAQDETLTNKFLNLLLQHKIEVHELGKTVTLDKQQFEKGKAYVVPTAQPQYRIVNSLFEELTAFHDSVFYDVTGWSQAHAYGLAVAKQKNTSLVQGAPVQAVKTLSGTVRGGQSAYAYLLPWSDYNAPRTLTALQRAGLTAKISFKPFSAGTTESSTDFGYGTLVLPVAAQKLPADSVFQIVSRISRQNQVTFTSVGTGFSAKGIDLGSNNVRTAPETKAAILVGQGTNASEVGEAWFVASQQLGVPLSRIEVGNFGRAPLGRYSSLVLVGGTYASLDKAAVARLRQWVQDGGTLITLKNASEWAIKQGIVKEKLLIPANGGWSDTTASTAKGKAALARRADFVQQEQEGTRAIAGSIYSADIDISNPIGFGLTNRRLYVFRNGTTFLKPSRNPYATVAQYTAKPLVSGYVSQANLQQISNSAAVVVSKVGAGRVVLFADDPNFRHYWHGTSRLFANALLLGPLLNLPEGPAAISAEEEQE; from the coding sequence ATGGTGAAATCATCCTTTTCCGCTGCCTTGCTTTCCCTTGGCTTGGCACTAGCCCAACCCGCCGCGGCCCAGAACAGCTACTTTTTCCCCGCGGCCCAGGCCAGCACTTTCGACTCCAAAATCCCGACGCCGGAGCAGTTTCTGGGGTACGCCATTGGCACGCACTACACCCGCACCGACCAGATTGTAGCCTACCTGCGGGAATTGGACAGGGTGTCGGACCGGGTGAGTCTGCGCACGATTGGGACGACGTTTGAGGAGCGGCCCCAGGTGGTGGCCACCATCACCGCGCCCCAGAACCAGCAGAACCTGGCCGGCTTGCAGCAGGCCCGCCAGGCCCTGGTCGACCCCGCGCAGCCGGCGCCTGACTACCGCAAGCTGCCGGTGGTCGTCAGCCTCAACTTCGGGGTGCATGGCAACGAAAGCTCCTCGTCGGAAGCGGCGTTGCTGCTGGCCTATTACCTGACGGCTTCCACCAGCCCCGAAACCCAGCAATGGCTCGAGCAGTCGGTTATTACCATTGACCCGCTGGAAAACCCCGACGGGCGCGACCGGGCCTCGCACTGGTTTGACCAGAATAAGTCGTGGCCCAACCCCACGGACCCGCTCGATAGGGAACACACCGAGGCCTGGCCGGGTGGCCGCACCAACCATTTCTACACCGATTTGAACCGCGACTGGCTGGCCCTGACCCAACCGGAAAGCCGGGCCCGGATGGCGTTTTTCCACGAGTGGTACCCCAACGTGATGATCGACTTTCACGAAATGGGCACCAACGGTACGTACTATTTCGAACCGTCCAAGCCCTTCAGCACCGAAAATGACCTGATTCCGCGGGCTACCTACGAAGTGCTCAACGTGCACCTGGCTAAGTACTTTGCCAAGGCTCTCGACAACCTGGGCTCCCTGTACTGGACCAAGGAGCAGTTCGACAACCTCTCGCCCATCTACGGCTCGACCTACCCCGATTTCCAGGGGGGCGTGGGCATCACCTTCGAAGTGGGCAGCTCCCGCGGCCTGGCCCAGGAAGGCACCAACGGCGTGGTCACGTTTCCCTTCACCATCCGCAACCACGTGGCTACCGGCCTGGCTACGGTACGGGGTGCAGTCGAGGAAAAAGAGCTGTACCTGAAGCATCAGCGCGAGTTTTTTGCCTCGGCCCTGACTGACGCCCGCAAGTTTCCGACCAAAGCCTACGTCTTTGGCAATGCCCAGGACGAGACGTTGACCAACAAGTTTCTGAATCTGCTGCTCCAGCACAAAATCGAGGTGCACGAGCTGGGCAAAACAGTGACGCTCGACAAGCAGCAATTTGAAAAGGGCAAGGCCTACGTGGTGCCCACCGCCCAGCCCCAGTACCGCATCGTCAACTCCCTGTTCGAGGAGCTGACCGCCTTTCACGACAGTGTATTCTACGACGTAACCGGCTGGAGTCAGGCCCACGCCTACGGCTTGGCGGTGGCCAAGCAAAAGAATACCAGCCTGGTACAGGGCGCTCCGGTGCAGGCCGTCAAAACCCTCAGCGGCACCGTGCGCGGCGGCCAAAGCGCCTACGCCTACCTGCTGCCCTGGTCCGACTACAACGCGCCCCGCACCCTTACGGCCCTGCAGCGGGCCGGCCTGACCGCCAAAATCAGCTTTAAGCCCTTCAGCGCCGGCACCACCGAAAGCTCCACCGACTTTGGTTACGGCACCCTGGTCTTACCCGTAGCGGCTCAGAAGCTGCCGGCCGACTCGGTGTTTCAGATTGTAAGCCGCATCAGCCGCCAAAACCAAGTCACCTTTACCAGCGTCGGCACGGGTTTCAGCGCCAAGGGCATAGACCTGGGTTCCAACAACGTACGCACCGCGCCCGAAACCAAGGCGGCCATTCTGGTGGGGCAGGGGACTAACGCCTCGGAAGTGGGTGAGGCCTGGTTTGTGGCCAGTCAGCAGTTGGGTGTGCCCCTGAGCCGGATTGAAGTCGGCAACTTCGGCCGGGCCCCGCTGGGGCGCTACTCCAGCTTGGTGCTGGTGGGCGGCACCTACGCCAGCCTCGACAAGGCCGCCGTGGCCCGGCTGCGGCAGTGGGTGCAGGACGGGGGCACACTCATCACCCTGAAAAACGCCTCGGAATGGGCCATTAAGCAGGGCATCGTGAAAGAAAAGCTGCTGATTCCGGCCAATGGCGGCTGGTCCGATACCACGGCGTCCACTGCTAAAGGCAAAGCCGCCCTAGCCCGCCGCGCCGACTTCGTGCAGCAGGAGCAGGAAGGCACCCGCGCCATTGCCGGCTCTATCTACTCCGCCGACATCGATATTTCCAACCCCATTGGCTTTGGCCTGACCAACCGCCGCCTCTACGTATTCCGCAACGGCACGACCTTCCTCAAACCCAGCCGCAACCCCTACGCCACCGTGGCCCAGTACACGGCCAAACCCCTGGTCAGTGGTTATGTGTCGCAGGCCAACCTGCAGCAAATCAGCAACTCGGCTGCCGTGGTGGTAAGCAAAGTAGGTGCGGGCCGCGTCGTGCTCTTCGCCGACGACCCCAACTTCCGCCACTACTGGCACGGCACGTCCCGCTTGTTTGCCAACGCCCTGCTGCTGGGTCCGCTGCTGAATCTGCCCGAAGGCCCGGCCGCTATTTCAGCCGAGGAAGAACAGGAGTAG
- a CDS encoding aldo/keto reductase: METRNLGQQGLRVSALGLGCMGMSDFYGQRDDAESTRTLHRAQELGVTFFDTADMYGPYLNEELVGRAFQGRRQQLVLATKFGIQRDPNDPAKRGVNGRPEYVRQACEGSLKRLGTDYIDLYYQHRVDPNTPIEETVGAMSRLVEEGKVRFLGLSEAAADTVRRANSVHPISALQTEYSLWSREPEDEILPTIRELGVGFVPYSPLGRGFLTGQIQKFEDLDQDDYRRHTPRFQGGNFQKNLDLVARIKDLAGQKGCSASQLALAWVLAQGSDIAPIPGTKRISYLEENLGALEVQLSQDELRQLDEIAPKGVAAGQRYPEQMMRSVNG, from the coding sequence ATGGAAACTCGCAATTTGGGCCAGCAGGGCCTGCGCGTCTCGGCCCTGGGCCTGGGCTGCATGGGCATGTCCGACTTCTACGGCCAGCGCGACGACGCTGAAAGCACCCGCACCCTGCACCGGGCCCAGGAACTGGGCGTCACCTTTTTCGACACGGCCGATATGTACGGCCCCTACCTAAACGAGGAGCTGGTGGGTCGGGCCTTCCAGGGCCGGCGCCAGCAACTTGTGCTGGCTACCAAGTTTGGCATTCAGCGCGACCCGAACGACCCGGCCAAGCGCGGCGTCAACGGCCGCCCTGAGTACGTGCGCCAGGCCTGCGAAGGCAGCCTCAAGCGCCTGGGCACCGACTACATTGACCTCTACTACCAGCACCGCGTTGACCCCAACACGCCCATCGAGGAAACCGTGGGGGCCATGAGCCGCCTGGTAGAAGAGGGCAAGGTGCGCTTCCTGGGCCTTTCCGAAGCCGCCGCCGATACCGTGCGCCGGGCCAACAGTGTCCACCCTATTTCGGCCTTGCAAACCGAGTATTCGCTCTGGAGCCGGGAGCCGGAAGACGAGATTCTGCCTACAATACGCGAATTAGGTGTTGGTTTTGTGCCCTACAGTCCGCTGGGCCGTGGCTTCCTTACGGGCCAGATTCAGAAGTTCGAGGACCTCGACCAGGACGACTACCGCCGCCACACGCCCCGCTTTCAGGGTGGGAATTTCCAGAAAAACCTGGACCTAGTGGCCCGGATCAAGGACCTGGCCGGCCAGAAAGGCTGCTCGGCTAGTCAACTGGCCCTGGCCTGGGTACTGGCCCAAGGCTCGGATATTGCCCCAATTCCTGGAACCAAGCGCATCAGCTACCTCGAGGAGAATCTAGGTGCCCTGGAAGTACAGCTCAGTCAGGATGAGCTCCGCCAACTCGATGAAATTGCCCCCAAAGGCGTAGCTGCCGGCCAGCGCTACCCCGAGCAGATGATGCGCAGCGTGAATGGATAA